From Pseudobdellovibrio exovorus JSS, a single genomic window includes:
- a CDS encoding NADH-quinone oxidoreductase subunit A has protein sequence MPLGGVIFITIFIAVFGFILIRLARLTGGRAKKTSQAKFDIYECGIPGEEKKDTKISVKFYLTAILFILFDIEIIFMYPWAVNFKNFIASGAGPFVFISMFVFLAIFIFGLWWEIKSKALEWD, from the coding sequence ATGCCACTTGGTGGAGTCATATTCATCACGATCTTTATCGCCGTTTTCGGATTTATTCTGATTCGCTTAGCGCGTTTGACCGGTGGTCGCGCGAAAAAAACAAGTCAGGCTAAATTTGATATCTACGAATGTGGTATCCCAGGCGAAGAAAAGAAAGACACAAAAATCTCGGTAAAGTTCTACCTAACTGCGATTCTTTTTATTCTTTTCGATATCGAAATTATCTTCATGTACCCATGGGCAGTTAATTTCAAAAACTTCATCGCCTCTGGTGCTGGTCCTTTCGTGTTTATTTCTATGTTTGTGTTTCTTGCCATTTTCATTTTCGGTCTTTGGTGGGAGATCAAATCAAAAGCTTTGGAGTGGGACTAG
- the mfd gene encoding transcription-repair coupling factor gives MRNYSEKMANKWQVSSTRLEDFIQRGLEKNKRLFNILGASSGVAASYFLSQSLSKEIKGLPQVVVVSGLSQALAFQQELMFFSDQLRTHILYPWDISPFSGLFPSPEVRRSRASFLYWSAKAQKNDIFIVPIAALMQLTAPFYNFNQRCRKLIAGDELPTDLAQYLNSLGYQSAPIVEDVGQYSIRGGIVDIYSPAEKQPVRLELFGDQIESLRYFSVVDQRSLNETKELHLVPTYEFELSDENIEDIIKNLRADFKRREVTPTEAEEAVRSISLKNYFAGCELLLPYCYKSLSSVLDHFSSDLNVFILDPSEVSRAADEFQQEIESDYRNNLNNPSVLFCPEPERIVQSYEKIPWSSDSRFFNFSNLAFVEDERADEERITYSSLPLTEFSLLAQNLTPASDAWINAAKPKITTWLNSGFKIFIAAKNHTQIDRLKTLLQKMELNFDLATEDEYLWDTWIENKTTITVVPRLFSETCLLSEEKLVVLRSDDFFGKKQRATTSANAYEQFSSKAKSLAFGDLKPNDMVVHVKHGIGLYEGLKIMNIGGVESEFIQIAYKDKDKLYLPVYRVGQLQKFSGSAAQTGLLDKLGGTAWEKTKIKVKAHLRDIAAELLQLYAKRSELTRPPLPVDEIAYNQFEKGFPYEETDDQLRAITDIQKDFTSGKPMDRLVCGDVGFGKTEVSMRAAFQAVHNRKQVAVLAPTTVLTFQHLETFRKRFAGWNFEIRSLNRFVSTADQKKTLADLKEGKVDILIGTHRLLSKDVAFRNLGLLIIDEEQKFGVIHKEKIKKMKTEVDTLTLSATPIPRTLNMSFTGMRDLSIINTAPVDRVPTRTFISKFDTELIRKGIQSEIARGGQVYFIHNRVQSIYGLADELRKIVPDARMRVAHGQMGEEELESAMLAFFNHEIDVLICTTIVESGMDVPRANTMFIDQAHMYGLSQLYQLRGRVGRSKARAFCYLLLPKDKRIEKDAQERLKVIQENSALGSGIRIAQYDLELRGAGNILGDDQSGHVNSVGYELYMDLLNEALAEAKGEPLADRDLDPEINLRVPALIPDAYISDIRIRLSYYKALSEISSHEELDRIEEELKDQFGPIPEPVVNLMGLMLIRKQCKDLGVRDISAGAKNISLIFTEKTKLKPETAIQLAMRENKKYSITPDQRLNIRMNNITWSNVYEELNYLLTLI, from the coding sequence ATGCGGAATTACTCTGAAAAAATGGCAAATAAGTGGCAAGTAAGTTCCACGCGACTTGAAGACTTCATTCAACGTGGACTTGAAAAAAACAAAAGACTGTTCAACATTTTGGGCGCTTCTTCAGGCGTTGCTGCTTCTTATTTTTTGTCTCAATCTTTATCTAAAGAAATTAAGGGCTTGCCGCAAGTTGTTGTTGTTTCTGGTTTATCACAGGCCTTAGCTTTTCAGCAGGAATTGATGTTCTTTTCGGATCAACTGCGTACACACATCCTGTATCCTTGGGATATTTCGCCTTTTTCTGGGCTTTTTCCATCTCCGGAAGTTCGGCGTTCACGCGCGAGCTTTCTGTATTGGAGCGCCAAAGCTCAAAAAAACGACATTTTTATTGTCCCTATTGCCGCCTTAATGCAGCTAACGGCTCCGTTTTATAATTTCAATCAGCGCTGCCGTAAACTGATTGCAGGTGACGAGCTGCCTACAGATCTAGCACAATACCTCAACTCCTTAGGTTATCAGTCGGCTCCAATTGTAGAAGATGTCGGGCAGTACAGTATTCGCGGTGGCATCGTGGATATTTACTCACCAGCAGAAAAGCAGCCCGTTCGCTTAGAGCTTTTCGGAGATCAGATCGAATCACTGCGCTATTTCTCGGTGGTGGATCAGCGCAGTTTAAATGAAACCAAAGAGCTGCATCTAGTTCCCACTTACGAGTTCGAGCTTTCTGACGAAAACATCGAAGATATCATTAAAAACTTACGCGCCGACTTTAAGCGCCGTGAAGTCACACCGACCGAAGCCGAAGAGGCTGTTCGTTCTATTTCTTTGAAAAACTATTTCGCTGGCTGTGAACTTCTTTTGCCTTATTGCTATAAGTCCTTGTCTTCTGTGCTGGATCATTTCAGTTCGGACTTAAATGTTTTTATTTTAGATCCCTCTGAAGTTTCCCGCGCGGCGGATGAGTTCCAACAGGAAATCGAAAGCGATTATCGTAACAACTTAAACAATCCCTCCGTTCTATTTTGCCCAGAGCCAGAACGCATTGTTCAAAGTTACGAAAAAATTCCGTGGTCTTCTGACTCACGCTTTTTTAATTTTTCAAACTTAGCTTTTGTTGAAGACGAGCGGGCCGACGAAGAGCGCATCACCTATTCGTCTTTACCTTTAACTGAGTTTTCCTTGCTAGCGCAGAATTTGACTCCGGCTTCAGACGCATGGATTAATGCAGCTAAACCAAAAATCACCACATGGTTGAATTCTGGTTTTAAAATTTTTATTGCCGCCAAAAATCACACGCAGATTGATCGCCTGAAAACTCTATTGCAAAAAATGGAGCTTAACTTCGATCTGGCCACCGAAGATGAATATCTTTGGGACACATGGATTGAAAACAAAACTACTATCACGGTTGTTCCCCGCCTGTTTTCAGAAACATGCCTACTGTCAGAAGAAAAGTTAGTTGTTTTACGCAGTGATGATTTCTTCGGAAAAAAACAGCGCGCCACTACATCTGCCAATGCCTACGAGCAGTTTTCTTCTAAAGCGAAAAGTCTGGCTTTCGGTGATTTAAAACCGAACGACATGGTCGTGCACGTCAAGCACGGCATCGGCCTATACGAAGGCTTAAAAATCATGAATATCGGCGGAGTCGAATCCGAATTTATTCAGATCGCCTACAAAGATAAAGACAAGTTGTATCTGCCAGTCTACCGCGTGGGCCAGCTCCAAAAATTTTCAGGCTCAGCAGCACAGACCGGTTTACTTGATAAGCTGGGCGGCACCGCTTGGGAAAAAACTAAAATCAAAGTTAAAGCTCATTTGCGTGATATCGCCGCTGAGTTGTTACAGCTTTATGCTAAACGTAGCGAGCTGACTCGACCGCCGCTGCCCGTAGATGAAATCGCTTACAACCAGTTTGAAAAAGGTTTCCCCTACGAAGAAACCGACGATCAACTGCGCGCTATTACCGATATTCAAAAAGACTTCACCTCGGGTAAACCTATGGATCGCTTGGTGTGCGGTGATGTGGGCTTTGGTAAAACCGAAGTTTCTATGCGCGCGGCCTTTCAGGCTGTTCACAACCGCAAGCAAGTGGCGGTGCTGGCTCCGACGACAGTTTTAACCTTTCAGCACTTAGAAACGTTCCGCAAACGTTTTGCCGGATGGAACTTTGAAATCCGCTCACTCAATCGCTTCGTTAGCACTGCTGACCAAAAGAAAACCCTTGCTGATTTAAAAGAGGGAAAAGTTGATATTCTGATCGGCACCCATCGTCTGTTAAGCAAAGATGTCGCTTTCCGTAACCTTGGCCTTTTGATTATCGACGAAGAGCAAAAGTTCGGAGTAATTCATAAAGAAAAAATTAAAAAGATGAAGACCGAAGTCGACACGTTAACTTTATCCGCGACTCCGATTCCGCGAACATTGAATATGAGCTTCACGGGTATGCGCGATCTTTCGATCATTAACACGGCTCCCGTCGATCGCGTTCCTACGCGTACTTTTATTTCCAAGTTCGATACGGAATTAATCCGCAAAGGCATTCAGTCAGAAATCGCACGTGGTGGGCAGGTTTATTTTATCCACAACCGCGTACAAAGCATTTACGGCCTAGCAGACGAGCTTCGCAAAATCGTACCTGATGCTCGCATGCGTGTGGCTCACGGACAAATGGGTGAAGAAGAGTTAGAGTCCGCAATGCTCGCTTTCTTCAATCATGAAATAGATGTATTAATTTGTACGACCATTGTGGAATCCGGCATGGATGTTCCACGTGCGAATACCATGTTTATTGATCAGGCCCACATGTACGGCCTGTCACAGCTTTATCAACTGCGTGGTCGCGTGGGACGCAGTAAAGCTCGCGCCTTCTGTTATCTGCTTTTACCAAAAGACAAACGTATCGAAAAAGATGCGCAAGAGCGCCTGAAAGTGATTCAGGAAAACTCAGCTTTGGGGTCAGGTATCCGCATTGCCCAATACGACTTAGAACTGCGCGGAGCCGGAAATATTTTAGGTGACGATCAGTCCGGACATGTGAACTCAGTCGGCTATGAACTTTATATGGATTTACTTAATGAAGCCTTAGCTGAAGCTAAAGGTGAGCCTTTGGCAGATCGCGATTTAGATCCGGAAATTAACTTGCGTGTACCAGCTCTGATTCCAGACGCCTATATTTCAGATATCCGCATTCGCTTAAGTTATTACAAAGCTTTGTCTGAAATTTCATCCCATGAAGAATTAGATCGCATTGAAGAAGAGCTAAAAGATCAGTTCGGACCAATTCCTGAGCCGGTTGTGAACCTGATGGGTTTGATGCTGATTCGTAAACAGTGTAAAGATTTAGGTGTGCGCGATATCAGCGCCGGAGCTAAAAATATCTCGCTTATCTTCACTGAAAAAACAAAGTTAAAACCAGAAACAGCCATTCAGCTTGCTATGCGTGAAAACAAAAAGTATTCGATCACTCCGGATCAGCGCCTGAATATCCGCATGAATAACATCACTTGGTCGAATGTGTACGAAGAGCTGAATTACTTACTGACGTTGATTTAA
- the nuoK gene encoding NADH-quinone oxidoreductase subunit NuoK — MLETNIFTTITANHYLILSAILFSIGMAGVLLRRNLIVLFMSIELMLNAVNISFVTFSYQSGQVDGQVMVFFVMTIAAAEAAVGLALAVAVFKRFKEVNIRFFEHLKG; from the coding sequence ATGTTGGAAACTAATATCTTCACCACTATCACAGCCAATCACTATTTGATTCTATCCGCGATTCTTTTCAGCATCGGTATGGCCGGGGTCTTGTTAAGAAGAAATCTAATCGTTCTTTTTATGTCGATTGAGCTAATGCTAAACGCAGTTAATATCAGCTTCGTAACCTTTTCCTATCAATCAGGCCAAGTGGACGGGCAAGTGATGGTTTTCTTTGTGATGACGATTGCTGCTGCTGAAGCGGCGGTTGGTTTGGCGCTAGCAGTTGCGGTCTTCAAGCGCTTTAAAGAAGTTAACATCCGTTTCTTTGAACATCTTAAGGGGTAA
- a CDS encoding twitch domain-containing radical SAM protein has translation MRDRLNAISPSLCVAKWKMLTLHLTTGNTHSCHHPVAHPIPLESLSEYPSRLHNTDHKIQERKQMRDGERPSGCQYCWNVEDAAPLSGSSSVPSSDSKPHLSDRHFRSSEWWAKGELEKISSGDAVEKQIYDQKVIPSHVEVNFNQACNLKCIYCSPHLSTEWQREVEKFGPFNLEGHLHHDFETLKQMSLFPLQVPTSENPYVQTFWKWWPELYPELKIFRMTGGEPLLDANTWKVMDYILAHPNPSLELSITSNLCPPKPEILQRFIQYLQRLENEKAIKSFSLYVSCDSVGEQAEYIRSGMNFNLLKKNIHEVMRNTKTVSIGLINTVTALSLPKLTEYLKWVLELRQTYSSGAVENVRNIWLDFPLLVYPTWLNARLLSNSKWENTIAEAIDFMQLHPQKTEGDRMVAGFRAHEVTKLKRDLGVIQKPFDPETQMLNQKKFRQYVDELDRRRGTDFRTTFPELEDFYSKPD, from the coding sequence ATGCGTGACCGCCTGAATGCCATCAGCCCCAGTCTTTGTGTGGCTAAATGGAAGATGCTGACGTTGCATTTAACAACCGGAAACACTCACAGTTGCCATCACCCTGTGGCCCATCCGATACCGCTAGAAAGTCTTTCTGAATATCCCAGCCGACTTCACAACACCGATCATAAAATTCAAGAGCGCAAACAGATGCGCGATGGTGAGCGCCCCTCCGGCTGTCAGTACTGCTGGAATGTGGAAGACGCTGCGCCCTTATCGGGGTCCTCATCTGTGCCCTCATCAGATAGCAAGCCTCATTTGTCCGATCGGCATTTTCGCAGCAGCGAGTGGTGGGCAAAGGGCGAACTAGAAAAAATTTCATCTGGCGATGCTGTTGAAAAACAAATTTACGATCAAAAAGTCATTCCTTCGCACGTCGAAGTGAATTTCAATCAGGCCTGCAACCTGAAGTGTATCTACTGCAGTCCGCACCTCAGCACCGAGTGGCAGCGTGAAGTGGAAAAGTTCGGCCCGTTCAATCTTGAAGGCCACTTACATCATGATTTTGAAACCCTAAAACAAATGTCACTATTTCCATTGCAGGTTCCGACCAGTGAAAATCCCTACGTGCAGACATTCTGGAAGTGGTGGCCCGAGCTTTATCCCGAATTAAAAATCTTCCGCATGACCGGAGGCGAACCTCTTCTGGATGCGAACACATGGAAAGTGATGGATTACATATTGGCCCATCCCAATCCGTCTTTAGAGCTTTCTATCACCAGTAATTTATGTCCGCCCAAACCCGAAATTCTTCAACGCTTTATTCAATATCTACAGCGTCTAGAAAATGAAAAGGCGATCAAAAGTTTTTCTTTGTATGTCAGTTGTGACAGTGTAGGCGAACAGGCCGAGTACATTCGTAGTGGAATGAACTTTAATCTGTTAAAGAAAAATATCCACGAAGTGATGCGAAATACGAAAACAGTTTCTATTGGACTTATCAATACAGTCACGGCGTTAAGCCTACCGAAGCTGACGGAATATTTAAAGTGGGTCTTAGAGCTGCGCCAAACCTATAGCTCAGGTGCTGTGGAAAATGTGCGAAATATCTGGTTAGATTTTCCGTTATTGGTGTATCCAACATGGCTGAATGCACGCCTGCTTTCAAATTCAAAATGGGAAAACACAATCGCCGAGGCAATTGATTTTATGCAGTTACACCCTCAAAAAACAGAGGGCGACAGGATGGTCGCTGGGTTTCGAGCGCATGAAGTGACGAAACTAAAGCGGGATTTGGGCGTTATCCAAAAACCTTTTGATCCTGAAACACAAATGCTGAATCAGAAAAAATTCCGACAATACGTGGACGAGTTAGATCGCCGTCGCGGAACTGATTTCAGAACCACATTCCCTGAGCTAGAAGATTTTTACAGCAAACCAGACTAA
- a CDS encoding NADH-quinone oxidoreductase subunit J, with the protein MTADVFIFWFLAFITVVSALSVVIMTNPVYCALSLVMTMVSIAGLFVTLQAYFLAGVQLIVYAGAVMVLFVMVLMLFDLKHELQAFSRGRLTGGIKLAAVGILSGLIVGAVGTAAVYLENNATPIKQTVTSTEATKPLAEHLFLTHVFSFEALGVLLLVIAVGAVALSRSKGGTHVGN; encoded by the coding sequence ATGACGGCAGATGTTTTTATATTTTGGTTTCTAGCCTTTATCACCGTGGTCAGCGCGCTTTCAGTCGTGATTATGACCAATCCGGTTTATTGCGCTCTTAGCCTTGTGATGACGATGGTCAGTATCGCAGGACTTTTTGTAACACTACAGGCGTACTTCTTGGCAGGCGTTCAGTTGATTGTTTACGCCGGAGCCGTGATGGTTCTGTTTGTGATGGTTCTGATGCTTTTCGACTTAAAACACGAACTACAGGCCTTTTCTAGAGGTCGTTTAACTGGTGGGATTAAATTGGCTGCGGTCGGCATCCTTTCTGGCTTGATCGTGGGAGCTGTTGGAACAGCGGCGGTTTACCTAGAAAACAACGCAACACCGATCAAACAAACTGTGACTTCAACTGAGGCGACAAAACCTCTAGCTGAACATTTATTCTTAACTCACGTCTTCAGCTTTGAAGCCTTGGGTGTGTTGTTGCTAGTTATCGCGGTCGGAGCGGTAGCTCTTTCAAGAAGTAAAGGTGGAACACATGTTGGAAACTAA
- the atpD gene encoding F0F1 ATP synthase subunit beta, which produces MANGKIKQVLGPVVDVEFAGELPPINTALRVTNKVISDKEFNLVLEVAQHLGDGVVRTISMDSTEGLVRGTEVKNTGNMITTPVGREVLGRIVNVVGEPIDEMGDVKTKEQWPIHRTAPKFEELATSQEMLMTGIKVVDLLAPYSKGGKIGLFGGAGVGKTVLIQELIRNIATEHGGFSVFAGVGERTREGNDLWHEMKDSGVIAKTALVFGQMNEPPGARARVALTGLTIAEYFRDIEKQDVLFFVDNIFRFTQAGAEVSALLGRIPSAVGYQPTLATEMGAMQERITSTKQGSITSVQAVYVPADDYTDPAPATTFTHLDATTNLDRDIAAMGIFPAVHPLTSTSRILDPQVVGDEHYKTARDVQALLQRYKELQDIIAILGMDELSEDDKLVVARSRKIQRFLSQPFFVAEQFTGLSGKYVDIKDTVKGFREILNGKHDDLPEQAFYLVGTIEDAQEKAKKLQQA; this is translated from the coding sequence ATGGCTAACGGAAAAATCAAACAGGTATTGGGTCCCGTAGTTGACGTTGAGTTCGCAGGAGAACTTCCTCCGATCAACACAGCATTAAGAGTTACTAACAAAGTTATTTCTGACAAAGAATTCAACTTAGTTTTAGAAGTTGCACAGCACTTAGGTGATGGCGTTGTAAGAACTATCTCAATGGACTCTACTGAAGGTTTAGTTCGTGGTACTGAAGTGAAAAACACTGGTAACATGATCACAACTCCAGTTGGTCGTGAAGTTTTAGGTCGTATCGTGAACGTGGTTGGTGAGCCCATCGACGAAATGGGCGATGTTAAAACTAAAGAACAATGGCCTATCCACAGAACAGCTCCAAAGTTTGAAGAGTTAGCAACGTCTCAAGAGATGTTAATGACTGGTATCAAAGTTGTGGATCTTTTAGCTCCTTACTCTAAAGGTGGTAAAATCGGTCTTTTCGGTGGTGCCGGCGTTGGTAAAACAGTTTTGATTCAAGAATTAATCCGTAACATCGCAACTGAGCACGGTGGTTTCTCTGTGTTCGCGGGTGTGGGTGAAAGAACTCGTGAAGGTAATGACTTATGGCACGAGATGAAAGATTCAGGCGTTATCGCGAAGACAGCTCTTGTTTTCGGTCAGATGAATGAACCTCCTGGAGCACGTGCGCGTGTTGCCTTAACAGGTTTAACTATCGCTGAATACTTCCGTGATATCGAAAAACAAGACGTTCTTTTCTTCGTTGATAATATCTTCCGTTTCACTCAAGCGGGTGCGGAAGTGTCGGCGTTATTGGGTCGTATCCCATCTGCCGTTGGTTACCAACCGACATTGGCAACTGAAATGGGCGCGATGCAAGAGCGTATTACATCAACTAAGCAAGGTTCTATTACTTCAGTTCAAGCGGTATACGTACCTGCCGATGACTATACGGATCCAGCTCCTGCAACTACATTTACTCACTTAGATGCGACGACGAACTTAGATCGTGATATCGCAGCTATGGGTATCTTCCCAGCGGTTCATCCGTTGACGTCAACGTCTCGTATCTTGGATCCACAAGTTGTGGGTGACGAGCACTATAAAACGGCTCGTGATGTTCAAGCGTTGTTACAACGTTACAAAGAGTTACAAGATATCATCGCGATCTTGGGTATGGACGAGTTATCTGAAGACGATAAATTGGTTGTTGCGCGTTCTCGTAAAATCCAACGTTTCTTGTCTCAGCCGTTCTTCGTTGCTGAGCAGTTCACTGGTTTATCTGGTAAGTATGTTGACATCAAAGACACTGTTAAAGGTTTCCGTGAAATCTTGAATGGTAAACATGATGATTTACCAGAACAAGCGTTCTACTTAGTTGGAACAATTGAAGACGCTCAAGAAAAAGCTAAAAAATTACAGCAGGCTTAA
- the atpG gene encoding ATP synthase F1 subunit gamma, with the protein MASLKDIRLRIESTKNTQQITKAMKLVSAAKLRKAQHNITNMRPYAITLKGVIANIAATQKVSHPLMTKKESVRNVLLVVLTSDRGLCGGFNSNINKFADRYLADNKHKYEKIDFIFIGKRGADFFARKKVTGIENITKLDKDISYDMAKGIAENLIAHYQDGNYDEIRLIYNEFKSAISQKVVCETLLPVELEKSSFEGTNFAPDMIFDPSPEAIIEELLKKNFNLQVYRAMSESVASEHGARMTAMENASNNARDMINKLTLTYNKLRQEKITTELTEIVSGAESLKG; encoded by the coding sequence ATGGCAAGCTTAAAAGACATACGCCTACGAATTGAGTCGACAAAGAATACTCAGCAAATCACGAAAGCGATGAAGCTGGTTTCTGCGGCGAAACTTCGTAAAGCGCAACACAACATCACCAATATGCGCCCGTACGCAATCACGCTTAAAGGCGTTATTGCGAACATCGCGGCGACACAAAAGGTGAGCCATCCGCTAATGACTAAAAAAGAAAGCGTGCGTAACGTTTTACTTGTGGTCCTAACTTCGGATCGCGGTCTTTGCGGTGGTTTCAACAGTAATATCAATAAATTTGCTGATCGTTACTTGGCTGACAATAAACACAAGTACGAAAAAATCGACTTTATTTTTATCGGTAAACGCGGCGCTGACTTCTTTGCTCGTAAAAAAGTTACGGGTATCGAAAACATCACGAAGTTAGATAAAGATATTTCTTACGATATGGCAAAAGGCATCGCTGAAAACCTAATTGCTCACTACCAAGATGGCAATTATGACGAAATTCGTTTGATTTATAATGAATTCAAATCAGCGATCTCGCAAAAGGTGGTTTGTGAAACATTGTTACCTGTGGAATTAGAGAAATCTTCTTTCGAAGGTACAAACTTCGCACCGGACATGATCTTTGATCCGTCTCCGGAAGCGATCATTGAAGAACTACTTAAAAAGAATTTTAACTTACAAGTTTACAGAGCTATGTCTGAATCGGTTGCGTCTGAGCATGGAGCTCGTATGACGGCGATGGAAAATGCATCTAACAACGCGCGCGACATGATCAACAAGCTGACGTTAACTTACAATAAGTTAAGACAAGAAAAAATTACGACAGAGCTTACTGAGATCGTCAGTGGTGCTGAGTCCTTAAAAGGTTAA
- the atpC gene encoding ATP synthase F1 subunit epsilon, translating into MFKLNVLTPERKAVFDQEITEVSVPAHSGEMTILPGHAPMITTLGTGILRYKAKNQEKAFKAVISWGYCEVSPEGVNVLAEFLQTPEETSAEAAQAALQTVEKKLTTEVLSDSEYETAMNEAEKARAAIALVKI; encoded by the coding sequence ATGTTTAAACTGAATGTTTTAACTCCTGAAAGAAAAGCGGTGTTTGATCAAGAGATCACAGAAGTGAGCGTACCAGCTCACTCTGGCGAAATGACGATCTTGCCAGGCCACGCTCCGATGATCACAACTTTGGGCACAGGTATCCTGCGCTACAAAGCTAAAAATCAAGAAAAGGCGTTTAAAGCGGTTATCAGCTGGGGGTACTGTGAAGTGTCTCCGGAAGGCGTGAATGTTCTAGCTGAGTTCTTGCAAACTCCAGAAGAAACAAGTGCGGAAGCAGCTCAGGCAGCATTACAAACTGTCGAGAAAAAGCTAACCACAGAAGTTCTTTCTGATTCAGAGTATGAAACGGCTATGAATGAGGCAGAAAAAGCCCGTGCCGCAATTGCGCTAGTAAAAATCTAA
- a CDS encoding complex I subunit 1/NuoH family protein: MMSMGSTTFEITINVIKTLLVFLMMVQAVPILVWLERRGSGFIQNRFGPNRVGPLGLMQLLADAVKFLTKEDFFPEKGNRFMFYAAPVFALIPGAIAYMAIPMSVPLKLENYTFLIQGFEINVGIVFILGISSLAAYTILMAGWGSGSKFSLMGAMRASAQIISYELALGLSVVGVILMYGTFNLGDMIAAQHGPLTFAAFGYTITASALIPNWGVFFQPVGMILFFAATFAESNRLPFDLAEGEAELVAGFHTEYGGFKMLMFFIGEYAHMMIAAGLMTTFFFGGYSIWSLTPDQVYQWFYGLTGSEQTANILNTVAHFLSYNVKFAIFLWIFIHVRWTLPRFRYDQLMDLGWKTMLPWALANTMITAIVIFVTAYFVF; this comes from the coding sequence ATGATGTCAATGGGTAGCACAACTTTTGAAATTACAATCAATGTAATCAAAACACTTTTAGTGTTCTTGATGATGGTACAAGCGGTACCTATATTGGTTTGGCTTGAGCGCCGAGGTTCAGGCTTTATTCAAAATCGTTTCGGTCCAAATCGTGTTGGTCCTTTGGGATTGATGCAGTTGTTGGCCGATGCGGTGAAATTCTTAACAAAAGAAGATTTCTTTCCTGAAAAAGGCAATCGCTTCATGTTCTATGCAGCTCCGGTTTTTGCATTAATTCCGGGTGCTATTGCGTACATGGCGATTCCAATGTCAGTGCCGCTAAAACTGGAAAACTACACGTTCCTGATTCAAGGCTTTGAAATCAACGTGGGTATCGTTTTCATTTTGGGTATCTCGTCTTTGGCGGCATACACGATTTTAATGGCGGGCTGGGGCTCTGGCAGTAAGTTCTCGTTAATGGGTGCGATGCGTGCGTCGGCTCAGATCATTTCTTACGAATTAGCTTTGGGTCTTTCTGTTGTGGGCGTGATCTTGATGTATGGTACTTTCAACCTAGGCGATATGATTGCGGCTCAGCACGGGCCTTTAACATTCGCAGCGTTTGGTTACACCATTACCGCTTCTGCACTGATTCCCAACTGGGGCGTTTTCTTCCAACCCGTAGGGATGATTTTGTTTTTTGCAGCAACATTTGCTGAATCAAATCGTCTTCCATTCGACTTAGCAGAGGGTGAAGCCGAGCTAGTTGCGGGTTTCCACACGGAGTACGGCGGATTCAAAATGTTGATGTTCTTCATCGGTGAGTACGCTCACATGATGATCGCAGCAGGTTTGATGACGACATTCTTCTTCGGTGGATACAGCATTTGGAGTTTAACTCCGGATCAAGTGTACCAATGGTTCTATGGCCTAACAGGCTCTGAACAGACGGCGAACATCTTGAACACAGTGGCTCACTTTCTATCGTACAATGTTAAATTTGCAATTTTCTTGTGGATCTTCATCCATGTTCGTTGGACGTTGCCTCGTTTCCGCTATGACCAACTGATGGATCTAGGCTGGAAGACAATGCTTCCATGGGCGTTAGCGAACACGATGATCACAGCGATTGTGATTTTTGTTACAGCGTATTTTGTATTTTAA